In Bacillus rossius redtenbacheri isolate Brsri chromosome 9 unlocalized genomic scaffold, Brsri_v3 Brsri_v3_scf9_2, whole genome shotgun sequence, one DNA window encodes the following:
- the LOC134542805 gene encoding uncharacterized protein LOC134542805 yields MGVKIIFLLLAVIFIAASAQPVVPRDYTVCSSQWGDHVLYQGLVEKPSKLLQVVTDDLAVSTGSAIIHCITAVNSKAGSPAAAVSLASGGTGYNYVTLHFTSDRNHGIHYNVTISGR; encoded by the exons ATGGGAGTCAAAATCATTTTCCTGCTCTTAGCTGTAATTTTCATTGCGGCTTCAG CCCAGCCGGTGGTGCCACGCGACTACACTGTGTGCAGCTCGCAGTGGGGGGACCACGTGCTCTACCAGGGCCTTGTAGAGAAGCCCTCCAAGCTGCTGCAGGTGGTGACTGACGACCTGGCCGTGTCCACCGGCAGCGCCATCATACACTGCATCACAGCCGTCAACTCCAAGGCCGGCAGCCCCGCGGCGGCCGTGAGCCTCGCCAGCGGGGGCACGGGCTACAACTACGTCACGCTGCACTTCACGTCGGACCGCAACCACGGCATCCACTACAACGTCACCATCTCCGGCCGCTAG